The following DNA comes from Herpetosiphonaceae bacterium.
AAGGAGGTATCACGATGAAGCATAAACCGCGCGTTGGGATCGCTTTTCAAGGCGGCGGCTTTCCTGCCGGTGCCATCGGCGCGGGCGTCGTGCGCTATCTCGTGGAGCGGGGAGCGTTTCGCACCTACGATGTCGCGGTGCTCTCAGGCACATCCGCCGGAGCGCTCGTAGCCACGGTCTGCTGGGGCCACCTGCTCAAAGACACCATCGAGGACGCGCCGCAAACGCTGGAGAAACAATGGATGCACTTCGCGCTGGGTGTGATCCCCGATCCAGGCGTGGCGCAGCTGTCGCAGCTGGTCGACTCGCTGGGCCGCATGAATCCGGTCTATCGCTACTACGCCGACAACATGCTCGTGCCGTTCATGCGCTACCTGCTGAAAGACTGGATACTTAGATATATTCCCGTGGACGAGCTGATCGCGATCAGAGATCAGGCGGCGCGCGTGCCTGGCCTGGCGCTCGGCGCCGCCGACGTGCTGCACGGCACGATCAAGGTCTTTACCGAGCGCGATTTTTGCCTCGAAGCGATTCTGTCGTCGGGATCGCTCGACGAGATCAACGGCATCACCACTATCGCGGCAGGGCCAAACAAAGGAACCTACTGCGATGGTGCCTGGGGCACGAATCCGCCGATCACCCCGCTGCTCGACTACGGCATCGACGAGCTGTGGTATGTCGAGGTCTTCCCGAAGGAGCGCCGCGAGGTACCACGCACGCCCGCCGATCGCAAAGATCGCAAAGATGAGCTATGGCAGAACAGCCTGGTGGAGCACGAGCTGTACCATATCGAAAAAGTCAACGAGTGGCTCCGCGCAGGCCGTCTCAGAAACGACGACCACAAATATCGTCTGATCACGGTGAAGCGCATGCCGATGACGCTCGATCTGCCAGTCGGAGCGGCCTACGTCAACTCGCCAACCTTTATTCAGGAGATGATGGCGTACGGCTACGAGCACGCCGCCATCTTTTTGGATACGTCTATCGCCGGTGGAGACGGGCAATCGGTCAGAGGCAATGGCGCGAAGCTGGTCGAGAAGACCGTATGATCGACACCGCTGGCCCGTAACGCCTTGTGGATATTCATTGTAGGGGCGGCGGGTCGCCCCTACAAGGCTGTGCGTCCTGCCGATGGTGCGCGCGGACGCTACGATTGCACGTCGAGCAGCTCGACCTCGAAGATCAGCGTGGCATTCGGCGGAATCACGCCGCCAGCGCCGCGCGCGCCATAGCCCAGCTCCGGCGGAATCGTCAGACGCGCCTTGTCGCCGATACGCATCTGTGCAACGCCCTCATCCCAGCCGCGAATCACCTGTCCACGCCCCAGTACAAAGCTAAACGGCTGACCGCGATCGACCGAGCTATCGAATTTGTTGCCGTTGGTCAGCCAGCCGGTGTAATGCACTACCACAACTTCGCCAGCCTTTGGCGCGCGGCCCTGCCCTTCGACAAGCTTCTCGACCTGTAAGCCCGATGTGGTCATGACTCAATCCTCCCTGATAGCTGCCTGGCGCTGGTTTGCTCAGCGCCCCGGCGGGGCATCAGCGCCAGCCGCCGCAGCTCTTCGTCGATTCGTCCAAGATTATACGCGATATGCTGCGCGCTCAGGCTGGCATCGAGCGCAACATCTGCTGGAGCCAGTAGCTCACGCCCCACGCTAGCTCCGGCTTCGCGCTCGGCTCTAGCTGCTTGACGATATGGTAGTAGCTCACGGCCTGATGCAGCGCGCCCAGCGGCGCGGCGATCGTCCACGCCGCCTGCAAGCCCTCCAGCGGCGCGTACCCCGTCCACAGCGATAGGTAGGCGTCGCGCAGGCGCAGACATGCCTGCGCATCCAGCGACGCCGCGACCTCATCCATCATCGTCACCACGTCGAGAAACGGATGCGCAACACAGCCGTCGGTCCAGTCGAAGAAGAGGTAGCGCTCGTCGCGCAGCGCGATATTGCCGCCGTGAAGATCGCCGTGGACCAGCGTCTGCGGCACGCCGTAGCCCGCCAGCTCGCCGCACATCGAGCGCAGACGCGGCGCGAGCGACCGGATCTGCGTCAGCTCGGCGGCGCTCAGCCGCTCAAGCGCCGCCGTATCTTCCAGCACCTCGTCGATCTGTGCGGCCAATCGATCCAGGCTGCGGTCGAGACAGCCCATCGCCAGCAGCGCCTCTGTCTCGCCGACGAACGAGCGCTGGATGCGCGCATACAGCCGCAGCGCCGTCGTCCAATCCGCCTCAGCGCGATTGTCGCGCAGCTCCGGCCCGACATCCGCCAGCAGCATCCAGCGCTGCTCGTGCTCGATCGCCAGCGGTGCCGGGATAAAGTCGGGGTGGGCGGCGGCGAGCGATTCCATCAGCAGCGGCTCGTTGGCAAACAGCGGCAGCGGCGCGGCAACTTTGAAGTACACATCGCCCGCCGTGGTGCGAGCGCGCAAGATGCACGAGATGCCCCAGTTCTTGATCTGCTCGATCGGCGCGACCAGCGCGTAGCCCAATCGCTCAAGCTGCGCGCTGGTCCACGACTCGGCGGCGGCAAACCAGCCGGGACGCGCCCAGGGCGGACGCAGCGGAGAGATCGGGCCGCCCGCCTGCTCATGCAGATATGGGAGCAGCGCGCGGCGCTGCTCAGGCATCGCCAGCGGCAGATCGCTCAGCGTCTCAAGCCCGACCCAGCGCGCGCCTGCGGGCGGTGTCCAGGCCGAGAAGCGCTGCTCCAGCGCATACACCGCGTCCATCTGCTGCTTCATCTCGTGATCGACGGTGACGTAGACGGAGCGCAGGACAACGTAGTCGATGCCCAGGGTATCGCGCAGCGCCCGGCTGACACGATCGACCTGTGGTGCCCAGATGCGCTGATCGATGTGCGCGCAGGGCAGCGACCAGCCCCCATCGCCCGGCAAAAGAAGGATACGCGGCTCGCTCCGATGCGGCACGATCGCGTAGAGATTGGTTCGCCACGTGGGCGTGGTAGCGCTCATAGTCAGCTCCTTAGCTTGGATGGCGCGGCAGGAGATCAGCGGCCTGACCGTAGCGCAGCCGCTCAGGCCAGCCGCTCGTCGCCGAAAAAGGCGGTGGCCGGAACAAAGGTCGCGCCTGCATCACGCGCCGCCTCGCGATCGTCCGGTCGATCGCCGACGTAGAGCACGCCCTCAGCCGCCGCAGCAGGATAGCACGCCATCAGCTCGCGGATCATCGCGCCGCTCGGCTTGCGACACGTCTCATCTCCCCGATCGCGGTATTCGGGCATCCTGGCCTGCGGATGCGTGAAACAGACCGCGATCGGCGTGGTCGCTGGCAGATCGAGCGCCTCGGCGACCGCCGACAGCTTGGCGTGAACCTGCGCCTCGGTGACATGCCCGAAGGCCACGCCCGCCTGGTTAGTGACGATGCCGAGCTGGTGCCCATCTGCCATGAGCTGCGCAATACGCTGCCTGCGCCCCGGCAATACCTGCCAGTGGTCGTAACTGCGATCCGGGGTGTCCATGTACGACGAGATCAGCGTGTCGTCCACGTCAAACAGGATCAGCATGGGTTGCTCCTCAAAATCTTGATCGCGGATGTTGCATACCGTGATGAAACCGACGCACAGGAGTCGGCTCAACGCTTCTGCGCCAGATACAGCACCGCAACATACGCCTTGTCGATGTGGCCGCCGTGGCCGTGCAGAATCTCGCCAATCGCCTCGAACAGCGCGCGCTTGCGCGGCTCCGGCAGCGTGCGATGATCGGAGTAGGTGTCGAGCAGATCGAGGTACTGCCGCGTGCTGTAGGTTTTCGTCCACGGAAACTGCCGGACGACCAGATTGCGAAAGCAGCCGCTCCGCTCGATCTGGTCGGCGCGCTCCTGCACCTGTGCCGCAAATGACGGATGATCCGGCGCTCGTCCGATCTTCGGCGCGTGCGTGCGATACGCCAGGTCCATAGCTTCATCGAGCGTGTCGCAGTGGTCGGGAGTCATATTCCAGCAGAGCGCGATCCAGCCGGTGTCGTCGAGCGCCTGGGCGGTTTTGACGTACTTGATCTCATCGGCCAGCCAGTGAAACGCTGTCGCCGAGATCACCAGATCGAACGCCTGGGACGGGAGCGGCCAGTCCTCGAAGGTAACGTTCTCGATCGTCACATTGGGATACGCGCGCAGATTCTCCGCCGCGACCGCCGCCAGATTACGGCCCGGCTCAAGGCAGAGCATCTCGTAGCCCCGCCGCGCAAAGGGCAGCGTGGCCTGGCCGGTGCCGCAGCCGATCTCTAGAATCCGCGCCGTGACCCGTAGCTGCGTGACATCAATAATCGCTTCGACCAGCTCCGCCGGGTAGCTCGGTCGGATGCGATCGTAGAGTTCAGCAACCTCGTCAAATGTTTCGCTTCGTCTCTTCTGCACGAGCCTCACCACCGAATACTATTTCCGGGTACAGCCGATTCAACAGCATCCCGAAACGTCGATGCGCGCTTGATCGTATGTGTACTACAGCATTCATCTGTTCATGCAGGAGCGATTACGTGGGAACACTCCTCATCTTATTCCCGATTGCACTTGGGGTGATTGTAGTCATCATTGTACGCACCTGGACGCAGTATCGTCAGGCTCAGCACGAGCAGCAAACAGCGATTATGCACAAGTATCAGCAGCGCAAAC
Coding sequences within:
- a CDS encoding patatin-like phospholipase family protein, which gives rise to MKHKPRVGIAFQGGGFPAGAIGAGVVRYLVERGAFRTYDVAVLSGTSAGALVATVCWGHLLKDTIEDAPQTLEKQWMHFALGVIPDPGVAQLSQLVDSLGRMNPVYRYYADNMLVPFMRYLLKDWILRYIPVDELIAIRDQAARVPGLALGAADVLHGTIKVFTERDFCLEAILSSGSLDEINGITTIAAGPNKGTYCDGAWGTNPPITPLLDYGIDELWYVEVFPKERREVPRTPADRKDRKDELWQNSLVEHELYHIEKVNEWLRAGRLRNDDHKYRLITVKRMPMTLDLPVGAAYVNSPTFIQEMMAYGYEHAAIFLDTSIAGGDGQSVRGNGAKLVEKTV
- a CDS encoding FKBP-type peptidyl-prolyl cis-trans isomerase; its protein translation is MTTSGLQVEKLVEGQGRAPKAGEVVVVHYTGWLTNGNKFDSSVDRGQPFSFVLGRGQVIRGWDEGVAQMRIGDKARLTIPPELGYGARGAGGVIPPNATLIFEVELLDVQS
- a CDS encoding phosphotransferase; translated protein: MSATTPTWRTNLYAIVPHRSEPRILLLPGDGGWSLPCAHIDQRIWAPQVDRVSRALRDTLGIDYVVLRSVYVTVDHEMKQQMDAVYALEQRFSAWTPPAGARWVGLETLSDLPLAMPEQRRALLPYLHEQAGGPISPLRPPWARPGWFAAAESWTSAQLERLGYALVAPIEQIKNWGISCILRARTTAGDVYFKVAAPLPLFANEPLLMESLAAAHPDFIPAPLAIEHEQRWMLLADVGPELRDNRAEADWTTALRLYARIQRSFVGETEALLAMGCLDRSLDRLAAQIDEVLEDTAALERLSAAELTQIRSLAPRLRSMCGELAGYGVPQTLVHGDLHGGNIALRDERYLFFDWTDGCVAHPFLDVVTMMDEVAASLDAQACLRLRDAYLSLWTGYAPLEGLQAAWTIAAPLGALHQAVSYYHIVKQLEPSAKPELAWGVSYWLQQMLRSMPA
- a CDS encoding HAD-IIIA family hydrolase translates to MLILFDVDDTLISSYMDTPDRSYDHWQVLPGRRQRIAQLMADGHQLGIVTNQAGVAFGHVTEAQVHAKLSAVAEALDLPATTPIAVCFTHPQARMPEYRDRGDETCRKPSGAMIRELMACYPAAAAEGVLYVGDRPDDREAARDAGATFVPATAFFGDERLA
- a CDS encoding methyltransferase domain-containing protein, which translates into the protein MQKRRSETFDEVAELYDRIRPSYPAELVEAIIDVTQLRVTARILEIGCGTGQATLPFARRGYEMLCLEPGRNLAAVAAENLRAYPNVTIENVTFEDWPLPSQAFDLVISATAFHWLADEIKYVKTAQALDDTGWIALCWNMTPDHCDTLDEAMDLAYRTHAPKIGRAPDHPSFAAQVQERADQIERSGCFRNLVVRQFPWTKTYSTRQYLDLLDTYSDHRTLPEPRKRALFEAIGEILHGHGGHIDKAYVAVLYLAQKR